The DNA sequence GGGTAACTTGTCGCCACTCCCCATTCCTCAATGTAGACCAGCTTGTTGTTGGCTGCAGCACTGGCTTCAAAGCCGGGCATGATGGCACCCCAGGTCGACGCCGAGCCGACGTAGGCATGGACGCTCATGAGATCGATGCTCGGGCAGGACAAAGCCTTGGCGAGCATGGTGTGGCCGTGGCTCTGGTCTCCGCCAATGCCTCCGGTTGCAACCTTGATGTTGGAGTCGGTGATGTACTTCTTGAAGTTTGCGGCTCTGTTGCAGAGCCAGTTGGAGGGGTCATTGTTGGCGCCGTCAGAGGTAAACTGGAAGGGCTCGTTCTCGAGATCAAAGGCGAGAATGGCGTCGGACCAGTTTCCCCATGCGAGGCCGCTGCTCGGGGACTTGTAAGtcaagatggccttgatACGAGCATCGTactgagcctgagcctgggAGTTGCTGTAGAACGAAGTCCCGTAGGTGTGGCAGTAGATGTCGCAGCCGTTGCCTGAGACACTGCCGTCGTGGAtgtcattgccatcatgAGGAGAGATGATGGCCTTCATTCCCTTAGCAGCCAACTGGGCGAGAACCTTGTCGACTGCTGCCAGGGAGTTCCAGTTGTAGGTTCCGATGGTTGTCTCAAACTCGGAAATGCTGGTGACCACGTTGCTGCCTTTAACACAGCCGGTACCAAGTCCGTTGATCCAGACGCGAACAACTTTGGCTCCATAGCTGGCAAGAGTGTTGATGTAGTTGGCTTGGTCCGAAGCTGAGAGGCCAGGAAGGAAGTACAAGCTGGATCCTGCAAAGGAGTTTGAAGCAGCGGCAAGGCCGGAGCTGGCGAGGGCGTACGCCGCCAAGTTGAGCTTCATGATGAATCAGAAGCAGACGATGGTAGTGAGTGTATAAGACAGGAAGTTGAGGGTGTGTCTTGGGATATCTTCAATTTACAACAGCGGGATCATCCTGCCCTTTAATAGTTCTAGAGTTTGCTAGTCAATTGTGAGGCTAACTACCGTTGCATGGCTTCATTCCGAGAACAACACACGAGTTACCAGACTCAGCCAATGCAAGCCTCAACTCATCACACAGCTAGGACCGTCTACTCATCGTGATGCTCTGATACAAACTGCCCCCACCTAAATCTGTCAAGGCCGATTCAGGAAAACGCGGAAGGAGGGCTCCGCGTCCAAACTGGTACATATTTCGGCACATCGCCAAGCTCAATGGGTCCGGCTGTCGGTTCGTGGAGCTGGAGAATATCCCGAGTCTAAGCTTATTGGCTGCGGCTCGCAGTTATCGTCCTGTTTTGGAAAGAAACATATCATGATGCCCCTTGGGTAATTCGGCCCGACCGCGCCTTGGAGGGATCGGCCGTGTAGTCGTATAACGTCGCGCGTATAGTAGACGTGATTGGATGATTCAAGTCTTATGCGTGAGCTGGAAGGATTGGAATTCTGGGTGAATTGTGATTTGAGTTGATGGTGGCTGACAAGAGCTGAACGGATTGTTGAGTTGAATTGACCAGGACAGACTTCAATTGTTGCGTACGTCTTGCCGAATTGGGGCATTACAGTCCGTGGTGAGAACGCTCAAGAGGGCAGATTTAGAGGCTTAGACACAAATCTTTTTACAGTCACGGGCATACTAGACTAGCACATCGGTGATAGAGTGCCCTACCTGGCCCCTTACTCCAATTGTAAGCTTCTACTTACAGCAAGGCGCGGCGGTCTTTGCCGAGCCTATTCGCCAGAGTCGTGCGGCTCCCCCACGTAGTGTATAAGCGATAGGCTGGAAAGTCATGAATACGCTGCAGAGCTTGGATCATATTACATACAAGCACATGCTAGTTTCCAGGGCTGTTGCAAAGGCCCCCAAAAGCCCCAAGAAGGAACAGTCTGGTTCGTGCATTATACGAGATTGTTGCCTAGAGCTGCCACCCCGCAATCCGACGGTTGACAGAAAACACCATGTCCTACAATTACAATGAAATTTGGTGATTATACATAGTCTCTATAGGTTAGATGTTTGTTTTCACTTTACAACTTTGAGATTGTTTAATTGATCTGTTAGTTATAATTGAGAGGAGGCAGCTAAAACAAGTGGCGTTTGTAGTGGTGttctacctacctatagTAGTTACACAGCATGGGTATAAGCTCCGCGGGATTGGCTGGGTTCAGCAGATGGTTTAGTGTCAATTGAAAATGCGTTCTTTTCGCTCCCTTATGTATATTTGCAGCAAATATTCAATCTTATGTTGACTAAGACCACATGCCATTGTAGAGCCGAGGTACGACTTGCTCCGCGGAATATTGTTCGCGCACTGCGTTgtgtacctacctatgtgCATGTAATAAGCTTGACCAGCCGTATGCAGTGGTAAACAGCACTACAAAGTCTAGAACATCGATTAATAAAGCTGAGACGGCAATTGATTTGTGTCACTGGTCAGCTAGTTCTTCTACATCCTCAAGGTCTTCAACGCCTCTCTCTATCCAACGAATTGCCCCAGTCCCTGGATCCATGATACATCCAAAATGGGTGCATTCATTCATAATGGGAAACGCCCTCACCCACTTTTGCAACGTGCGTTCGTAAATAGCAAgactttctctccctcttcctttctttaaTTCCCGCTCCTGCCTCTT is a window from the Trichoderma atroviride chromosome 5, complete sequence genome containing:
- a CDS encoding uncharacterized protein (CAZy:GH5); the protein is MKLNLAAYALASSGLAAASNSFAGSSLYFLPGLSASDQANYINTLASYGAKVVRVWINGLGTGCVKGSNVVTSISEFETTIGTYNWNSLAAVDKVLAQLAAKGMKAIISPHDGNDIHDGSVSGNGCDIYCHTYGTSFYSNSQAQAQYDARIKAILTYKSPSSGLAWGNWSDAILAFDLENEPFQFTSDGANNDPSNWLCNRAANFKKYITDSNIKVATGGIGGDQSHGHTMLAKALSCPSIDLMSVHAYVGSASTWGAIMPGFEASAAANNKLVYIEEWGVATSYPSDFNDQSAAINNIAYPWIYWQMIPGDDGTESCNSGCCTGYDGFEVGFNSGKGNLQYAISQANTKTTKQDWSFVGAPPNGGGSGGSSPPTGGGGGSGSGYPADTCTWGCEGWDCSSSSPCQSAYSCVGGYCKNCTWGCGGWNCSASQPCNADYTCVSGVCHHSGPAT